Within the Gadus chalcogrammus isolate NIFS_2021 chromosome 15, NIFS_Gcha_1.0, whole genome shotgun sequence genome, the region AAAATAAGTGAATAACTGGGAACATGTCAAGGCATTTTGATCTGAGGCATATCTGTCGTTCATCAGTAGCCGGTTGGAATTAGCTCGAGGAGAAAGAAAACGTTCCGTTTGAATTGGTCTGATCCCTGATGCGTAAAAGAAGTAAAAAGTTAAGTCACAGCATTGTTGACTTTCTCCCGATTGGTGAGCAAACCTAAGGGCTAGACGACACTCTGAATGGATTAGATTAGAAGCAGGGCACTTGGAAGAGTAATAGGTCTCATTGTCAAACACATAGCGGTGTTTGTGCTTTTCAAGGAAAGTCTATatgtacagtgatatatttctttattcGGCGAAGAATGAATTCAACTGTGTGAGAATCTAACTTCTTGAACACTCATTGAAATctctgatgtttgtggatgtTTGTGAATAgcgacctcccccctcccccatccaaaacaaaacaattgatAACATTCAAGTTGGTCTTGAGCACttaatacgtgtgtgtgagtgtgtttatgtgtgtcctGTTGGACCCACATTTTTTACAGCTCCCCCCCCCGAAACGGTAGGCGACATCGCAGATGTCCAGCTGGTGACGGCATGTCCGCAACGCGAGAGACCAGCTTGATATGTGGAGACTCGGAGAGCTGTTGTCATGACCGTGAAGAAAACCTCAGACACTATCTGATCATCCCCACCAGCATCAGCCTTATGATCTTCCACCCCCTTAACATTATGACCCATCAGCAACAGTGATTTCCATAGACCAATATTCACAATAGATGGACTataacacattcattcattcccgCCAAAACAAACCGATTTCCTTTTAAAATAGGACAACCCTTGAGTCTTTAATTTACTAACTTTAagtctgtgtgagtctgtatgcatgtgtgtgtgcatgtaagtcgatatgtgtgtgtgtgtccctttgaGTATCTggctgtgtgtatctttgtatgggcgcgtgtgtgtatgtatgtaagcaaatttgtgtgtgtgtgtgtgtgtgtgtgtgtgcgtgtgtccctgCACGTTGTCCGCCCTGCGAGGGGAACACTGAAGAGGTGCTACAGTAGTCTCTCAGTCCTCCTGCACCACAGTGTAGGGAAGGCATCCTGGTGACTCCAAGGCTGGGCTGTCCGTCTCTGCTTCCTCCCGGGTTCGTTTCTCTACACAGCTCAGCAGCTACGTCCTGAAGATGGCCTCCGAGCCGCGGTTCCTTTAGTGTTTCTGTTTGAGAGAAAGgcggttttgtgttttgtgtctaaAAGTCGCCGTCCCAGCCGGAGTTGTCGTCAGGCGGGGGGTCCTCGTTGTCCTCGGGGAAGCTGTCGAAGTTACTAGTGTCCACGGCCGACGTCACCtggcggagggagagggacagagtcgCTCGTCGGTTGGTTTGGGATTCATTCATCCATACTGCCACCCTAATTCATCCATCAATCCGTCGAACCTTCTGtgcatccattcattcattcattggtcAACTtatccattcattcatcaatCCGTCTATTCATCCAGACACTCATTCGATAATTATTGGATtctttcatccatccatccatcatcatcCATACACTCATTCGATTATTATTTAATGCATTCACCCATCTATGcgtccattcatccattcacccaTGCTTGCAACCATTAATAGAATAGTGCAACTTGATGAATAATAAATCTGGATGGTGTCCTTATAAGGACAGGCCCATGATTATCCTGTTAAAAGAAGCGGGCGTCTGTGGTTCTATTGTGTCTTACATTGGGGATGATTGGAGGTGTCAGCGTTCCTTTCTTCAGACCCTCCCAGTTAAAGCCTTCAAACCATCTTAGGGGTAGACAAAAAGCACAACAAGATGACAGACCGCTTCAAGGCAGCTCAATCTTCTGCTTTattagggttgggggggggggggggggttaagccAGTTAGGAGGGATTTGGTTTGGCAGTTTTCTGCCGGGCTTACTTGTGCTTTTGGATGTCTTTAACGCCGTTCTTCAAGTTTCCCAGCCTCTCCGAAGGATTATCTCTACGGCGTGGACAGAAAGAGTACATAGACGCAGAGTGAGGGGTTGACATCCTGCCAGCGCTTTATATCACTGTGACAAATTCAAATGAGGAGTGGGTGCCGCCTGGAGTTTCATACCTGCATAGTTTTTTGATTAAGTTGCCTGCGTTTTTGGTAATCTTCTTTGGAAATTCGATCATGTCAATGCCTCTCAGGATGATGTTGTAAGTCTTCATTGGATCAGGGCCAGAGAATGGAGGGCTGAAAGAAGAcatgaagggatttgaacaatgATGCTCCGTCACATCAACACCCATCAAAGGAATATCTTGTTCaacttttattcaaagcaattTCTAAGTGAGGCTGAAAACATGCAGAGCATATAATCCAAATGGAGTTAGGataaaaaagtatataaataaaaactagACAGAATGAAGGGCGGCTTTAAGAATCAGAAAGAGAAAGTTAATAAAAAGTGCCTAACTTTAATAGTCCGATCTCCACCAATAGGATCCTAGGGGAGAGTGCATAGTCCGGTGTATAGTCCTACCTGCCGGTGAGCAGTTCGAACATGAGGATTCCCAGGGACCAGTAGTCGGCCGAGATGTCGTGACCTTTGTTCAGGATGATCTCTGGCGCCACATATTCCGGCGTTCCGCAGAAGGTCCACGTCTTCTTCCCAAAGCCGATCTTCTTGGCAAACCCGAAATCCACCTGCcggcacacaaaaacatgcacggATGAGGTTATCTAGATGTAagcaaaacgaaaaaaaaaagagaacacACATCTTGAAAGATTTAACGTCCAGTACTCATCCAACCCATCCATTCATTGTCCATAATTAATtaatccatctatccatccatctatctatctatccattcatccatccatccagccatcaatccatccatccatccattcattcatcatccattcctccatcatccatccattggATCCGGTTGGTTCTCTTGTGTCTCACCAGCTTGGCGTAGCCCCGGTGGTCCAGGATGAGGTTCTCGGGTTTCAGGTCTCTATAAATGATGCCTTTGGAATGCAGATAGGCGAAGGCCTCCACCACACACGCCGTGTAGAACCTGGTGGTGGAGTCCTCGAATGAGCCCCTATAGGGGAGACGAGGGGCAAGGGGGTGTGAGGAGGCGTGGACGGAGGAGGTGTATTCCTACTACAGTGAGTAGAAGACATATTGCTAACAATAGAAGAATATCTGCATATTCATTCGACTGGATGTTGAGCAAAGGCCCAGTACTGTCATTTCCTGGGGGATGAATAAAGTTCAATCTATGTATTTGTTGTGTAGTTGAGACATGGCTCATCCAGTGTATATTACTTGGAGATGGTTGAGGTTAGTTAATAAGTCGGTTATGATATCACATTTCAGAGGGGCGTTAGTGGGTaagatgactatatgctctgtaaggtgaccttgggtgtcttgaaaggcgcctctaaattaaatgtattattattattattattaagatggGGGAATGTTTTAAGGTGATTTCTTAGTAAAGTAGCCGTCACCTGTCTCTGAGAATGGTCCAGAGCTCCCCTCCCAGGCAGGCCTCCATCAACATGTAAAGATACTTGCTGTCTTTAAATGTTCTATACAGcctgaaaacacaaacaacaacaacaacataattctCAACAAAATGAAAAAGAGTTCATTATTTGTGTcactgtgtttgttttaaaaCAAATGTCCACTTTTCTCATCAATACATGTTGATATAAATGTAGTCTTAAAGCAGATAACATGGCATCGGCGATGCTTGTCTAAGAAGAGTTCTGCATCAGAGAGGGAAGATGAAAATACGTGGTGGTAGAGATCCTTCCTGCTCATTTATTAAACAAAAAGGCTTGCAGCCCTTACAGGCAGGACAGCAAAGATATGCAGGGAAGCAGGTTGAACGGGAGGTTTGATTACATTATTTGATTTCCAGGGTGTACCTCACAATGAAGTCTGAGTGGGCCTCTTGCATAATGAGTTTCTCTGAGCGGATGTGCTCCTGTTGCCGGGTATCAACAATATGTCGCTTCTTCAGGATCTTCATCGCAAATGTCTTGTTCTCGTCACTCTTCAGCTGAACCTGCACAGCgccaaaaaataacaaataaataaataaaatgataataaaataacCCCTTATAAATTAGCCCTCTCTCTAATGACAGCTTTTAATGACTTCCATCACCGTTTAAAATGGGGAACCTCATCATATGTTGATGATGTGATAACACACGTGTATATATTTTACTTATATCTACTTATATCCATGTCATTGAGATCAGGCGGGGTTTAGGTTATGTTTCTGAAAGATTACAGGTCGACTAGGGACTGAGAGCAGATCAGACCCAGTACCCCTCGGATGGGGATCCAACCCCCTCGCCACTAGACCGGCCTGTTCTCAGTCGGCTGATTGACTTAGTGTGCGGTGCTCTTACCAGCTCCACGCGACCAAAGCCTCCGACGCCCAGCGTGTCGATGATGTTGAAGTCGGCCAGGTTGAGGTTGAAGAAGAAAGCATTCTCTGCCTCGTATCTGTGATGACAGGAGAGGAATGGAAGGTAGTTAGTTCACGGTACCTTCTCCCCATAAGGCTATTTTATTTAACCTTCCAGTCAACCCAATGACCTAAGCCACAAACTTGTGTACTTTAGAATACGTGTGTTCTTTAGTACGcataaagtacatttgtccCATAGGTCAAGatcatgtatttatgtaaatatTCCTGTaatttttatatcatttgtataTTTCGCACTTCTTCCAATGGATGGATGGCAGTATTCTTCTAATAAACTAACAGGCTTAAACGTAGCAGGTGCGCCTGTCTCAGAATATCCACCGGCGGGACATCCAATGTGCCCACAGACTAATTGTCCTCATTCAAGGACACTTCATCGCAGGTGGAAACAGGTGGTGCTCGGTTCCACTGTGTTTacagtagacacacacaaacacatgcacacacacacacgcacgcacgcacgcacgcgcacggcAGGGCATTTCAGATCACCGAACAACccggcatagagagagagatgttgtttgtttgtttgttgttgtgtgtgtgtgtgtgtgtgtgtgtgtgtgtgtgtgtgtgtgtgtgtgtgtgtgtgtgtgtgtgtgtgtgtgtgtgtgtgtgtgtgtgtgtgtgtgtgtgtgtgtgtgtgtgtgtgtgtgtgggtggtgtgggtaACCCATCTCCTATTGCGAGCTgcctctcctgtcctcttgtCCTATGACCTCATCAAGGATGGGTATCAGTGGCTCTTTCTCCACGGATTAGAAGGTTTAAAAGGGACATACGaaccccctctgcccccccccccccccaccactagGGGGACAGCGCCATGCAGGGTCACTAAAGAACAGAGCAGTGACTCCCTCCTTCTGGCTGTCTGGCCCCACATGTCCTGCCTTACGGGGAAGTGGGAGATGACAGGGGAGCCTCACCGTGACCGTcagaggggctggtggtggtggtggtggtggtggtggggtggtgggtgtaggtggggtggtggtggtggtggtggagcggtGGGTGTAGGTGGGGTGGGGtttgtgggtggtggtggttgggtggtggtggtgctggtgctggtggtggggtggtggtggggtggttggtgtaggtggggtggtggtgctggtggtgaggtggtggtggtggtggtgctggtggtggggtggtggtggtggtggtggggtggtggtggtggtgggtgtaggtggggtggtggtgggtggtggtgctggtggtggggtggtggatgtaggtggggtggggtgggtgtaggtggggtggggtggtggtgggtgtaggtggggtggtggtgggtggtggtgctggtgggggtgctggtggtggtgctggtggtggggtggtgggtgtaggtggggtggtggtggtggtggtggtggtggtggtggtggtggggtggtgggtgtaggtggggtggtggtgctggtggtggggtggtggtgctggtggtgaggtggtggtggtggtggtgctggtggtggggtggtggtggtggtggtggtgctggtggggtggtggtgggtggtggtggtggtggtgggtgtaggtggggtggtggtgggtggtggtgctggtggtggtgctggtggtggcgctggtggtggtggtggcgctggtgggTGGTGGGTAGCTTGTTTAAAAATGGCTCTTCTTCAGGGTCTGATTTGAACAGACTCTGTTCAAATCGAAATATATTCTGTAGAGGGTTCCTTGAGAGTCCATTAGGGTTGTTTGTCGAGGTATTGAGACCTTTTGCCGTTGTGTATGGAAGATACATTTTTTAGTACTATCCTCGGATgcgataaaataataatgttgtttttggatTAAATATTTCAGAGGAAGATCACTGACCCCTGTCATTTAAAActcacacagacgcgcacactcacgcacacagacacacaaatgtgcacacacacacacacacacacacacacacacacacacacacacacacacacacacacacacacaccacacacacagctgttgcTTTAATatcccgtctctctgtctcccggcTGGACGCCAGCCTCGATTCCCCCCTCCCAGGGGTGCTGCGGAGTGGACTGCTCTGAGAGCCAGAGAAGGCCCCACCCCCCCATGAATTACCGACACTGTGGTGACTTTCATGGTGCTAAGTCTGCGATGATGAGAGCTGTATGGAGGGGGACTTGTACCTCATATGCACATGTTTGAATAGGATCACCTGCTCCTCCTGATCCTTGTAGTCTGCAACatctatataatatgtatattgcAATTCAGATTCTATGTTTAGGGTTCGCTGGTTAAGGTTTGGCACATTTTCATACGAAGGGTTTGCCGATATGATAGGTGGCTAAACCTTGCTTTGAAATCCAATGAAACCCTAAGAATAGTTGGTAATCATTTGTAATAGCAATACATTCTGAATATCCATTAAATTATCCAAATAAAATAGATACCAACTGTGACCACTAGGTGGTGGGCTTGCTTCATGAAATATAATTAAGGCACCATGAGTTAAAACAATATGACTCaatttcaattaaattaaaaatgagtTTATTAAATAGGAGGACGAATCCACATGAGTTTGTATTCTAGATGTTTTTACTCCCATTTCTATAATGAAAAGTGCAGTATGAAAATGTAGCTAACAGGTTTTTACTAAACTTTTGTGGACTTCTAATGTAGCCATCGCATACTGacagggctgctcgattatggaaaaaatcttaatcatgattattttggtcaatattgaaaacACGATTGTTCCAACgatttgaaaacatgatgtatttattcagcatgtctctcctaaaacactttgtaactgagaactttgaaatttcgccttaaaaaaatacattaaatggTGAAATAGAAAattttcaaatctaaaataatgtacagatatgtatccagctgttctttgttgcattttctataaaacataaaaaatatatttaaaagaaTTATCGAAAAATcgtttatatttgttttttgatcgtttgacgctaaaatagAAATGgagatcgaaattcgattaatcacCCAGCCCTACTATCAGGTGTTAGTTTTAACACCATATGGCTAATTAGTTTAattgtagcacacacacacgcgcacacgcacacacatacaaattaaatgtatgcCCATCAGCAGCCCATATCTGATCAACTATCTAATGAATAGCCTAGATTCCTAGCCCTCGTCACATATTTGACTGACAATGGCTATCTTCAAATCAATCAAACGCACATTTTTTCAGTCTTATATTTCAGAGATGTCAGAGCCCGGATTCAGCTCAAGCTATCGAGTGTGGGCCTTGGTGACGTGATCATCTCATGTTATCAGCAAGGATGAGGTCATAGCAGAAACAATGATGTTATCCCCATGTGAACCGGCTAGCCGAttctgaggggagggggcgagTACATTAACAGTAAATGTAGAATACCTCAGAAGACATATTTCCTGTTTCCCATAATGGGCTCCCATTGGCTCGCGGCAACACTCACACAACTGACTATTTGGAGCATAAATCTAACCCTGGtgccttttttttattgcctctacttcctgtgtaggccaatattgttttttaatgtCTATAGTGCACAGCTTTTTATTTGTATCATCATTGCAATTAGGGTGATCACTCCATCATCTTCTCATGGAGcagaacacccacacacacacgcacacgcacacgcacacacacacacacacacacacacacacacacacacacacacacacacacacacacacacacacacacagtagcttGGGGCTTATAGAAACATGCGTTACAAATGCTATGGGATTCAATGGGTTTTTTTCACATTTACACATAACGACGGTTGAAAGTTTTATCTTACACCGTTaacaagtgaggctgagaagATTCAAAGCATGCAAACAAATAATTGGGATTTCTTTTTGATTAATTTAtatgaattaataataattgtgtaaaTTGTTTCTGTCTTAAGGTTGTAACAAAACATAACTGAAACTCAGCTGTGGATGATATCGACATGTAGAAGTATCAGCATGCACATACAATGCACACCCCCAGAAGGAGGAAAAATAATTCTAGAAATTATGAATCTACATGCAGCATAACAGCATACATATAATCTCCTTATTTAAAGGGTCTACACTGTAGTTTCCTAGTTGAGAAGGTGCTCATATATGTACATTATTTTACAACACACTTCACGTTATAAAGATGGCCAGGTGTCACTGAATAAGTgactttttcaactttttgttgATCATAAATCAATGAAGCAGAACCATGAATGAAGACATCGGTGTAGCGTGACCCAATGTTCTACACAGGAATATAATTTAGACTTAAAAGGAAACCTGATCCCATTACTGGAACAAAAAAGGACTGGGCTgatttctctcgctctctcactctgtctttcgctctctctcttagtatttctctctcttgcccaaCCAAGAGGTTGAATCAAAGGGAGAGCAATCCTAGCTAACAGCCACTCTGGCCTCTATTGCATGCCTAGGTGTGAACATTGCTTCCTGCCCACAGATATGACCGTTTGTTTGTCTGAATCCTCTCAAAAGGAGGCATCCGAAAAAACGAAAGATCTGAGTGGAAATGCCAGCGGGGGAGGAACTGTAAATTGTCTGGTCTAGTGGTCGGCTTTCCTGGTCCTTTTGTTGcacctctctttccctttccccACCTGTTCTCTTTCTTTACCTCCATCCCCTCTTTCCTCTTTCACTTTGAACTCACCCTGAGTAGaaacacacatgggcacaaaTGGTAGCACcccccacgcatgcacacaaacacacacacacacacacacacacacacacacacacacacacacacacacacacacacacacacacacacacacacacacacacacacacacacacacacacacacacacacacaccagacaagGCCCAAGGTGCTTGTGTGGTAGCGACGCGATAAGGGTGTCCTGGGCCTGCTACTATGGTGTTACTCTTGTTTCCATGGCGACGGCAGACGGACTGCATATTAATTCCATGGCAGATACACCCAGAGGTCATCGTCTGAGGTTCTAACTCAGACGGGAGGTCGTTCAAGGATGTGTTAGGGAACAGACTTTAGACTTCTACATCACTTAGGATTCCAATGATAATTAAAACTATTCTGGATTTAGCCATTTAGTCCAAAGTGCCTCAATTTAATTTGGGAGCTGGTAGGAGTTAGTagtagactgcagacatttgGGATCAAAACCCAGAACTAatgggtttatttatttgtagagTGGAAAgagacaaatatttattttacaacaCAAGTAATTTAAACTAATATTATACACTTTGAATATAATTTAGCATTTAAACGTGAATGAATATTATTAGTAGATAGTTTAGGAAAGTCACCTGTTCACACAAAAGGTGTGAGCATGTGACTATGGGACTAGTAGACAAGGGGTCCGGGGTAGTGGGGGGCCGGTGGAAGACGTACCTGGCTTTAGCGTCTGCGTCCTCCAGTCCTTTACAGGACACGTCCTCGAGACCCCCGATGAGATGTTTGAAGGAACTGCAACACAGAGCGGTGAGTGGCACAAAGACATTAACACACAAGAAATACAATCACACTCCATACAATCATACATAATCAACACAACCTACGGTCACATGAAGAAGTACTACAGAGGAACAACTAAGGCTTTAAGTAATCCCTCTACGGTCCATCCTTTCGGTCACGAGCGGATGTCGACACACTTCCATGCGCGGCGACACGCCGGACGCCCGAGCACATTGCACCGCAGCTGAAGTGCGTCGCTCAAGGACCCTAGAACACAAGGACATCTCCATCTCCCACTATGGAGGCCCCGGCTCACAAAAGGCTTTGAGATGTTGAGATGTTGAGTACCTCAGAGTATgtgctgtatttgtgtgtttaccGCCCAATGCAATTGTCAAACCCTCTAAACACTAGACTTTCCAGCCTCTGAATACAATATGCTTGAAATTCCCCACCCATGCCGTGACAGTTGAGCAGTTAGAAACAAGCATATGGTTTGTGTCCACGTTTAACTTTGTGTTCACTGAGAGCATGTGTGAATGCCGCCCACGGTTCAATCGAGACATGGAAGGACATCTGTTGAATGAATACATGCCCATGCATAAATATGGCACATAAACCACGTCTACTTGTGAAATGTTCCCTTCGCCTTACCATCCgtgcaaaaatatatacataatgcCTCAATGAATGCAGCTGGAGTTCTGTCAGGAGTCAGCTACCAGAGCACTCAGGGACTTTGATCTCAACAAGCTGCTTCTCTCTGCTTCCTTCTCACGCGCTCACTGAGTACACACCCAGCAGCAACCAGATGGAGTCCCAAACATCTCTCCCACCGGGAGCCTGTGTGATCTGTGAGGTGTGCAGTGGGGAAACACTGGAGTACCAACggcttcatgtgtgtgtgtgtgtgaggggggggggggggggggggggtaatagcGATGAAGCGATACAGATGCCATTGACTCCCTGATGGGATCATAATGTAtgtgccccccccacacacacacacacacacacctgcaaccTAATCCCCCCTGTTATCCCCTTGGATCTGTCTACACTGTGTTATGCGGTTGCATTGTCCCACAAGTGTCACAATGTTTGTTTTGGCCACGCTGTCACTCGGGTTCCTAGACTACATAGTGTACGTCTCACACTCTATCTTTATCTTCTCTCACCTTTCCTCACTAACTCTCTATCTTTCTATATCTGTCGCGGTTCAGACAAGTACATACAAGGCCTACATCTGGACCAGTTCATGTGTATTCTCACACGCTGATAGTGGGAGGGAGGTGGCATCCGCCCCACAGTAGTGCAAGTTGGCCAGACAAGCCATGTAGCCGTTGCTAGTGCTAACATGTAGCTGGTGCTTCGCCACTGCTAGGTCTAAAAAGTATCCGTTGCTGGGGCTTATACATGACTTCTACAAGGGCTAACATGTTGCCACTGCTAGGGCTAACACATCAGTGCTGGTAGGGCTAACATGCAGGGCTAACACGTGGCCACTGCAAGGGCTAAATCGTAGCCGCTACTAGCGCTACCACATCCTCACatatccacacatccacaaggTCAAACTAACCGCTATGTCTTACCAATGATCCAATCATTTAGTTGACTgcactctatgtgtgtgtgtgtgtgtctgtgtgtgtctgtgtgtgtgtgtgtgtgtgtgtgtgtgtgtgtgtgtgtgtgtgtgtgtgtgtgtgtgtgtgtgtgtgtgtgtgtgtgtgtgtgtgtgtgtgtgtgtgtgtgtgtgtgcagcgtgtgtgtttgtcctggaCCTTGGGTTCCAGAGGGAGGCCAACCTGATACCATCTCCTCCGCTTTCCCCTCCCTTTAATctgtcacactctctctctctctctctctctctctctctctctctctctctctctctctctctctctctctctctctctctctctctgtctgttggtTTTTCTCTGTATtttgctcactctctctatctcattctGTCGGTCTTTGTATATCCCTctgtcttctctgtctctctctctctctatgtctttctCGCTaaatctctccccctccatctctctatctctatctgcctgtctatctgtcagcctgtctttcTCTATCCTCTCTTGGTTTATCCATCTCACTCCC harbors:
- the LOC130404506 gene encoding cGMP-dependent protein kinase 1 isoform X1 yields the protein MGTLRDLQYALQEKIEELRQRDALIDELELELDQKDELIQRLQTELDKYRSVIKPATQQVHKQTELHEQQRTKRQAISAEPTAFDIHDLSQVTLPFYPKSPKSKDLIKEAILDNDFMKNLELSQIQEIVDCMYPVEYGKDSCIIKEGDVGSLVYVMEDGKVEVTKESLKLCTMGPGKVFGELAILYNCTRTATVKTLTNVKLWAIDRQCFQTIMMRTGLIKHTEYMEFLKSVPTFHGLQEDILSKLADVLEETHYEDGEYIIRQGARGDTFFIISKGKVNVTREDQANGEPVYLRTQGKGDWFGEKALQGEDIRTANVIAAETVTCLVIDRDSFKHLIGGLEDVSCKGLEDADAKARYEAENAFFFNLNLADFNIIDTLGVGGFGRVELVQLKSDENKTFAMKILKKRHIVDTRQQEHIRSEKLIMQEAHSDFIVRLYRTFKDSKYLYMLMEACLGGELWTILRDRGSFEDSTTRFYTACVVEAFAYLHSKGIIYRDLKPENLILDHRGYAKLVDFGFAKKIGFGKKTWTFCGTPEYVAPEIILNKGHDISADYWSLGILMFELLTGSPPFSGPDPMKTYNIILRGIDMIEFPKKITKNAGNLIKKLCRDNPSERLGNLKNGVKDIQKHKWFEGFNWEGLKKGTLTPPIIPNVTSAVDTSNFDSFPEDNEDPPPDDNSGWDGDF
- the LOC130404506 gene encoding cGMP-dependent protein kinase 1 isoform X3, with translation MSDLEEDFAKILLLKEERIRDLERRLADRDDEIQELKRKLHKCQSVLPSAQLLGPRTRRAQGISAEPQTHQDLSRQPFRKYPKSDWSKDLIKEAILDNDFMKNLELSQIQEIVDCMYPVEYGKDSCIIKEGDVGSLVYVMEDGKVEVTKESLKLCTMGPGKVFGELAILYNCTRTATVKTLTNVKLWAIDRQCFQTIMMRTGLIKHTEYMEFLKSVPTFHGLQEDILSKLADVLEETHYEDGEYIIRQGARGDTFFIISKGKVNVTREDQANGEPVYLRTQGKGDWFGEKALQGEDIRTANVIAAETVTCLVIDRDSFKHLIGGLEDVSCKGLEDADAKARYEAENAFFFNLNLADFNIIDTLGVGGFGRVELVQLKSDENKTFAMKILKKRHIVDTRQQEHIRSEKLIMQEAHSDFIVRLYRTFKDSKYLYMLMEACLGGELWTILRDRGSFEDSTTRFYTACVVEAFAYLHSKGIIYRDLKPENLILDHRGYAKLVDFGFAKKIGFGKKTWTFCGTPEYVAPEIILNKGHDISADYWSLGILMFELLTGSPPFSGPDPMKTYNIILRGIDMIEFPKKITKNAGNLIKKLCRDNPSERLGNLKNGVKDIQKHKWFEGFNWEGLKKGTLTPPIIPNVTSAVDTSNFDSFPEDNEDPPPDDNSGWDGDF
- the LOC130404506 gene encoding cGMP-dependent protein kinase 1 isoform X2, which gives rise to MDSWITDSEDSCDWGDSSEESALDSETDGPDLAPSKEEDIRTANVIAAETVTCLVIDRDSFKHLIGGLEDVSCKGLEDADAKARYEAENAFFFNLNLADFNIIDTLGVGGFGRVELVQLKSDENKTFAMKILKKRHIVDTRQQEHIRSEKLIMQEAHSDFIVRLYRTFKDSKYLYMLMEACLGGELWTILRDRGSFEDSTTRFYTACVVEAFAYLHSKGIIYRDLKPENLILDHRGYAKLVDFGFAKKIGFGKKTWTFCGTPEYVAPEIILNKGHDISADYWSLGILMFELLTGSPPFSGPDPMKTYNIILRGIDMIEFPKKITKNAGNLIKKLCRDNPSERLGNLKNGVKDIQKHKWFEGFNWEGLKKGTLTPPIIPNVTSAVDTSNFDSFPEDNEDPPPDDNSGWDGDF